The genome window ACACGCCTTGCACTTCCCCGTGTCGAAGTACATGCAGTTCTCCCTGTCGATTGTGTGGGTTGGCGGTACCGCCTGCAGAAAAGGCCTGTAGATCGCCTTTCTCACATCAAGGCCCATCTCGAACTCGTTGGGGACCTTCTTAGGGCATTTCTCTGAGCATTTCCCGCAGCCGGTGCAGATGTTCTCATCCACATATCTTGACTTCTTCAGCACAACGATCGTGAAGTTGCCAGCGCTCCCGGTCACCTCTTGGACCTCGGAGTAGGTCATGACGTTGATGTTAGGATGGCCATAGCACTCTGCCATTTTGGGCGCGAGTATGCAAATCGAGCAGTCGTTCGTAGGGAATGTCTTGTCGAGTTGAGCCATCCTCCCGCCTAGACTGGGTGTCTTCTCCACGAGATGGACCAGCATTCCTCTTTCTGCCAGGTCGAGGGATGCCTGGATTCCAGCAACCCCGCCGCCGATAACAAGCACGTTTTCGGGCATACTTTCTCCTCCTTAGTCAGTACCGTATCATTTCTTCGACTCTACCGTTTTCTTGGCCTTCTTATCGATCTTTTCGTCCCTGGGTCTTTGGACCGCGATCGTCTTTATCGTGAAAGGAGCCTTCTTGGGCCCCCTTTCTCTCACGAACCTCGGGCAATCCGGATAAGTACAGGGTTCGCACTGTCTCTCAGTGCAGGCCAGCTCGATGAGCAGGTATCTCTTAGTCGAATCCTCTTCTTTGCTCAGGTTTCTCATCCTCCTTTGTTGCTTCTTCTTCCTGCGCATCGGGGATTTGCAGTTTCCCTCGAAGGGCCATATCCACGAGCACAGTGAAATCCATTATCGGTATGTTGATTAAGTCATTATCGATGGGAGTCTCATCCCTGGTGGAGCAGTCCAGATGGATTCGACACTTCGCGCAAGGGGTAATCAACACATCGGCTCCCGTTCTCTTTGCGTCCTGCATCTTTTCCATCTGCATCACTTTGGAAGTGCTAGAGCAACTCATGAAACCGGAAACGCCGCAGCAGGTGGCAGCGTCCCTGTTCTTCTCGAGCTCAACGAGCTCGACGGAGGGGATCTCGGTAAGTACTTTCCTCGGTTCATCGTAGAGCCCCAGATGTCGTCCAAGCCTGCATGAATCGTGAAACGTCGTCGAGATGCTGACGTTCTCAGGGAAAACCAACTTTCCTTCTTCGATCGCCCTCGCGAGGAACTCCGATATGTGAGTCATCTCGAAGTCGAAATCGCCGAGGAAGTCCTGATAGTCGAGGTCGAACGTTCTCATACACTCAGGACAGGGGAAGACAACCGTCTTGGCGCCTGAGTCCTTGATTACCTGGACATTGTGATTCATCAGCTTGATGAAGCTCTTCTCGTCCCCAGCCCAGTTGAGGTCGTGCCCGCAGCATTTCTCGTTTGGGGAGACGACCGGTTCGATTCCCATACGGTTCATTATTCGGACAGCGCTTCGTGCTGTCTCGACGAGATCGAGGTTCCTGCCCTCGAAGATCGCGTCCAGCTGGGGAAGGCAGCCGACGAAGAGAAAGACATCTCCCTTGTCCGCCACCTTCAGCTCGTCCGTTATCCAATCCAGCCGCTTCTGAGGAAGGTCGGAGTTGGCCATGATCCTCATCATCGCGTGCAGTAATCCCCCCTGGGAGCAGTCAGGCTCGTGTCCCTCTCTCGACGCCTCACCGCGCATCCCCCTGATGAATCCGGAGTAATCGACTTCGTATGGACACATGTTATTGCAGATCTCGCACGTGTTGCAGACCCAGATATCGCCATCCTTCGAAAGGTCCATTTCTTCCCCCGCAAGAGCCTTCACAACGACCAGCCTCGGGGCGAACTCAGGGTTGAATCTTGTCACAGGACAGACCGTGGTGCATTTCCCGCACTCAACGCAGTCATGGGCGCCCATATCGGATATCAGCCTCTTCACGTTCTCCTTGTCCATCCTGATTATCCTCCCCCGGTCTCGCTTCCCTTCAGCGGATTCGGTCCCAGGTTCGTGATGTGATCCGTGAACTCCTCCATGACCTGAGCGAACTTTGTCCCTTCCGAGGCTGCTATCCATTCGAGCCTGACCCTCTCTGAGCCGATCCCGATCTGGTCGAGTAGCTTCGAAAGCCTTTCGATTCTTTCCTTTGCCTTCACGTTCCCAGATATGTAGTGGCAGTCGCCTATCTCGCAGCCTGTAATGAGGACGCCGTCAGCGCCCAGCTCCAAGGCCCTTAGAATGAAATACGGATCGACACGCCCGGAGCACATGACACGAAGGACTTTGACATTGACCGGATACTGCAACCTGGAAACACCTGCCAGGTCCGCGCCAGCGTAGGAACACCAGTTGCAGCAGAAGACGAGGATGGAGGGCTGGAATTCCT of Candidatus Thermoplasmatota archaeon contains these proteins:
- a CDS encoding (Fe-S)-binding protein, whose protein sequence is MDKENVKRLISDMGAHDCVECGKCTTVCPVTRFNPEFAPRLVVVKALAGEEMDLSKDGDIWVCNTCEICNNMCPYEVDYSGFIRGMRGEASREGHEPDCSQGGLLHAMMRIMANSDLPQKRLDWITDELKVADKGDVFLFVGCLPQLDAIFEGRNLDLVETARSAVRIMNRMGIEPVVSPNEKCCGHDLNWAGDEKSFIKLMNHNVQVIKDSGAKTVVFPCPECMRTFDLDYQDFLGDFDFEMTHISEFLARAIEEGKLVFPENVSISTTFHDSCRLGRHLGLYDEPRKVLTEIPSVELVELEKNRDAATCCGVSGFMSCSSTSKVMQMEKMQDAKRTGADVLITPCAKCRIHLDCSTRDETPIDNDLINIPIMDFTVLVDMALRGKLQIPDAQEEEATKEDEKPEQRRGFD
- a CDS encoding hydrogenase iron-sulfur subunit, translated to MEEEFQPSILVFCCNWCSYAGADLAGVSRLQYPVNVKVLRVMCSGRVDPYFILRALELGADGVLITGCEIGDCHYISGNVKAKERIERLSKLLDQIGIGSERVRLEWIAASEGTKFAQVMEEFTDHITNLGPNPLKGSETGGG